Proteins from a genomic interval of Phenylobacterium sp. LH3H17:
- a CDS encoding ferritin-like domain-containing protein, giving the protein MADGNITKDVMYDAVAPNDFESMLELDRYNARSTAFDKIISATHDHFWDPLDPKYIDFTAPWDMENEALLPDDQIMSLGVPYVLDHLEKTGQKAKFINEMALWNFSSILHGEQGALNLSASLCHVLKDQGAQEYAANQTREEARHVTAFAKYIKARWGRPRPCGAVLKQLLVDIIEAPEVYKKIIGMQMLVEGLAMGAFAAGFQFNRDPLAKKLFQLVMTDEAFHHKFGKIWADRTIPRMTQDEREMVEDWAAHCFQSLLFNMGSPNQQAGVYADFGLDPDRVRAELVVLIQNDDRRRERLKSQTNIFRVLIKTLLNAGLITDRTRSFYATYVDMEELKAEGDKMVGDDIAEEGIKYLQEINFKDRGRAISIAAE; this is encoded by the coding sequence ATGGCCGACGGCAACATCACCAAAGACGTCATGTATGACGCGGTGGCTCCGAACGACTTCGAGTCCATGCTGGAACTCGATCGCTACAACGCTCGCTCGACGGCGTTCGACAAGATCATCTCGGCCACGCACGATCACTTCTGGGATCCTCTTGACCCGAAGTACATCGACTTCACCGCCCCCTGGGACATGGAGAACGAGGCCCTGCTGCCCGACGACCAGATCATGTCGCTGGGCGTGCCCTATGTCTTGGACCACCTCGAGAAGACCGGCCAGAAGGCCAAGTTCATCAACGAGATGGCGCTGTGGAACTTCTCCTCGATCCTGCATGGCGAGCAGGGCGCTCTGAACCTGTCGGCCAGCCTCTGCCATGTGCTGAAGGATCAGGGGGCCCAGGAGTACGCCGCCAATCAGACTCGCGAGGAAGCCCGACACGTCACGGCCTTCGCCAAGTATATCAAGGCCCGCTGGGGCCGGCCGCGGCCATGTGGCGCGGTGCTGAAGCAGCTCCTGGTCGACATCATCGAGGCGCCGGAAGTCTATAAGAAGATCATCGGTATGCAGATGCTGGTGGAAGGCCTGGCCATGGGGGCTTTCGCCGCGGGCTTCCAGTTCAACCGCGACCCGCTGGCCAAGAAGCTGTTCCAGCTGGTGATGACCGACGAGGCCTTCCACCACAAGTTCGGGAAGATCTGGGCGGACCGCACCATCCCCAGGATGACCCAGGACGAGCGCGAGATGGTCGAGGACTGGGCCGCGCACTGCTTCCAGTCGCTGCTGTTCAACATGGGCTCGCCCAACCAGCAGGCCGGCGTCTACGCCGACTTCGGGCTCGATCCCGACCGGGTCCGCGCCGAGTTGGTCGTCCTGATCCAGAACGACGATCGCCGTCGCGAGCGGCTGAAGAGCCAGACCAATATCTTCCGGGTGCTCATCAAGACCCTGCTCAACGCCGGCCTGATCACCGATCGGACCCGTTCCTTCTACGCGACCTATGTCGACATGGAGGAACTCAAGGCCGAGGGCGACAAGATGGTCGGCGACGACATCGCCGAGGAGGGGATCAAGTACCTCCAGGAGATCAACTTCAAGGACCGCGGCCGCGCGATTT